Proteins encoded within one genomic window of Anastrepha ludens isolate Willacy chromosome 4, idAnaLude1.1, whole genome shotgun sequence:
- the LOC128862322 gene encoding 60S ribosomal protein L26, whose translation MKQNKFVSSSRRKNRKRHFQAPSHIRRRLMSAPLSKELRQKYNVHSMPIRKDDEVQVVRGHFSGNQVGKVVQSYRKKFVVYIEKIQRENANGTNVYVGIHPSNCLIVKLKLDKDRKAILDRRGKGRMAALGKDKGKYTEETAAQPMETA comes from the coding sequence atgaaacaaaacaaattcgTCTCATCTTCGCGCAGGAAGAACCGCAAGCGCCATTTCCAGGCTCCCTCACATATTCGTCGTCGCCTAATGTCGGCGCCATTGTCGAAGGAGTTACGCCAAAAGTACAATGTCCACTCAATGCCTATTCGCAAAGATGATGAGGTGCAAGTCGTGCGTGGTCACTTCAGTGGCAATCAGGTGGGCAAAGTTGTGCAGTCATATCGCAAGAAGTTCGTTGTGTACATTGAAAAAATCCAACGTGAGAACGCAAACGGCACCAATGTGTACGTTGGCATTCACCCATCGAACTGTTTAATTGTCAAATTGAAGTTAGACAAAGATCGGAAAGCAATTTTGGATCGCCGCGGCAAGGGACGCATGGCTGCATTGGGCAAGGATAAGGGCAAATACACCGAGGAAACCGCAGCACAGCCAATGGAAACTGCTTAA
- the LOC128860736 gene encoding protein PBDC1, with product MDLMQSASILSRPADEFGNDESLEEMWAMQAMDHGEVYFNLLTSLHPSCLRLTPYDDKIYQTFRQDFPDLKIELLTDDILKSEDAKIRWRLFADKFNKLDDYNLGTLLRADASKGFVPENTLLAVRIQFLAIEIARNREGLNDEVHRKFHPPPRKLVKGVNMVQKEHIQDA from the exons ATGGATCTGATG CAGTCAGCTTCAATTCTTTCGCGACCTGCAGACGAATTCGGCAATGACGAATCCCTCGAGGAAATGTGGGCAATGCAAGCAATGGACCATGGTGAAGTctattttaat cTCCTCACCAGTTTGCACCCTTCGTGTCTGCGCCTTACGCCGTACGATGATAAAATTTATCAAACCTTTCGACAAGATTTTCCTGATCTCAAAATAGAACTATTGACCGATGATATCCTTAAATCAGAAGATGCGAAAATTCGCTGGCGCTTGTTTGCGGATAAATTCAACAAATTAGATGACTACAATTTGGGAACATTGTTACGTGCGGACGCTTCTAAAGGATTTGTACCTGAAAATACGCTTCTGGCTGTGCGCATACAGTTTTTAGCAATAGAAATAGCACGAAACCGTGAGGGTCTTAATGATGAAGTACACCGAAAATTCCATCCACCACCACGTAAATTGGTTAAAGGAGTAAATATGGTCCAAAAAGAGCATATCCAGGACGCGTAG